A genomic region of Papaver somniferum cultivar HN1 chromosome 7, ASM357369v1, whole genome shotgun sequence contains the following coding sequences:
- the LOC113292869 gene encoding uncharacterized protein LOC113292869, whose translation MAVIPTSVPSSSDHNALSNPSTSPIQLNLQTQRTQQGDLNDGSVDISESKPDSVENSEYFDSAEYNEKYKKYESDYVRRIKSKYFSMKNFYGGNIFENETAIENDIIKSSRWPCTRSFTDAVQSFEDNGRSSASVAEPSNYSSNKKYQSKKGSS comes from the exons ATGGCTGTTATACCTACTTCAGTTCCTTCTTCTTCTGATCACAACGCTCTCAGTAATCCTTCGACCTCCCCAATACAATTAAACCTTCAAACTCAACGTACTCAACAG GGTGATTTAAACGATGGTTCTGTGGATATTTCAGAAAGTAAGCCTGATTCAGTGGAGAACTCCGA GTATTTTGATTCAGCGGAGTACAATGAGAAGTACAAGAAATATGAATCCGATTATGTTCGTCGTATAAAATCCAAATATTTCTCAATGAAGAACTTCTATGGAG GCAATATATTTGAAAATGAAACTGCAATAGAGAATGATATTATAAAATCGAGCAG GTGGCCATGTACAAGGTCATTCACAGATGCAGTtcagagttttgaagataatgggAGGTCATCTGCCTCAGTAGCAGAACCCTCGAACTATTCCTCAAACAAGAAATATCAATCTAAGAAGGGCTCCAGTTAG